One Leguminivora glycinivorella isolate SPB_JAAS2020 chromosome 15, LegGlyc_1.1, whole genome shotgun sequence genomic window, TCTTGCTATTAATAACTTAACGAAACCATAacggaccatccacactcatgagatgcatgtcttgcggcgcgcaaaaTACAAAAGGTAtctactgaggagacgttttttgaattacattcaggcggcgtggcggagacgtccgttgcgcgccgcaagacatgcgtctcatgagtgtggagGGTCCCTAAGACCGTAAGACAATTTACTGTAGTTACaattacttatttaaaattCTGCTCTACATCAAATAAATATGAATTAGCAAATAAGACCAGCTTCCACATAAGCCGCTCACGATATAAAATTAAACAGTAGAAGCAATTAGAAAATCACTCTGCCTTTTGACAGATAAATTGAATCGTGCCTGCCATCCGACCCTTTACTTTAGGCCTTCAAGACTTGCATCCAGATTATTTATATTAGTCATACTGTAATTAATTTATGGCTAACACTTCTTAGTTGCTTTGATAATAATATAAAGTTACAATAATTATACATTCCAGTGGAACCTGCTATAATTAAATGGCCAACAGACATATTAGATAGATTTTAACCGGGTGCAAATGCCTgctaatatgtataattaaaaataatatcataaaaaaattcAACCTTGCAGAATattgtaattgtaataattAGTAAAATCTTGTAATAATGAGTTTTGATTTCATTTAACATTCGTGtatatactcgtataagtaCATATAGTAGGTATTCACATATACAtactagggctcccggtcgcgtccgtgtttcgtgtacccgttgccgggtatccgttcccgtgttacacgaatccggatttctggcccgtttggaacgggtaattagggaccgtgtaattaaggtccgggtacccgtgtagtccgtgtgtccggatcgacggactttaaaaacccgcgggtccgatccgttctcgacgtatagtgatgcttgatgatcgttcgcgtccttggttcaagcgaatatgaaaatcagtttaaagaaccaaaaatgataaaacttTAATAACTAAAACGAGAAAAGGACAGCGGAGCAAttgtgactgggggacaaattacaactactcgattttttccatgtaAGTATTACATTTTAGGCATTATTATATAgggcacgcgttttcagtggcctaaattagtatgatgtcagaaagcatgaaacttggtatgcacatagctttgacgtgcataagaataaatagaagtagaaacacgccgaggagtCAATCTCTTCCCCCCACTATTATCTCCCATTTTTagcttttttaaattttcacgaaaactatTATAAAGGTTTTGGTAAGTAAATATTACGAATAGGTACTTACCAGAAAGATGTCTAGGAGACGTATCAtgaaattttctacaatatTTCCATTTAAAGTATATTACTAACAGTCGGTACTGCTACCCCTACTCATCCCACTAGTAGGTAgttaaacacaaatattatgcGGGGGACTTAAACATAATTTGAAAATGATGAGTTAAAGCTATATACCTTAAAAGACAGTATTGTAGAATTTTTTTTGGAGAAATACTTTTCCTAAACATCgtgattatagcttttacggttttcatgacaatacaaaaaaaactgaaaatagtgATATAGAAATGAAGGAAAAgtggggaaacattgacacctcggcgtctgCGTACTTTTTTTCTGTTAAGTGTTTGTAAGTTTATATCAGGGTTCGAAATTATCAAGATAATAACGACCCGTGATAATTATCGGATAATTATCCGATAATTATCCGATAATTATCGGATAATTATCGATTATTATCACCAGTATTAAAAGATCATTTGTAAAATTGTTTCAGAAGAAATATCAGTGGTTTattgtttaaaaacaaaaaattgttaatttttcttACATAACATACTACACAAATCAACACTAATAATTAACAGTAGATTTAATGAAAATCTGTGTTCGTCAGATTTGAACATAAATTACTTGACCAAAGAAGCCAAAGGAATATCTTCATCCGATGGTGATTCTATTTCCATTGGCATTGTCGTTGCTACAGCTTCAGTAGAACTTATTTGTTCCTCTAAAATCCAACTAAGATCTTGCTTCTTGGTTTTATCCTCTtggttataatatttaaacaaGAAAACCAGCTTTGCAGCCTTTTCATTGCCCAGTCTGTTTCTTAGCTTTGACTGCACTAGCCCAAATGATGAAAAACATCTCTCTAATGGTGCAGTTGAAGCTATTGCGGTTAATAACTGTTCACAAAACTTTACGAACTTTTCTTTTTGTGGCCATCTCTCTTCATCTTCTAGAGTCACGGAAGTCCACCACAAAATAGGGCAGGTGTTCTTGAACGTTTCGCCAAACATGAATTTGGGAAAAGGGTAAGCTTTTGCTGTTAGTGCCATTATGAAAGGAGCAAAGTTTTCATCAACTTCTCCAGCAGTTATGAAGTTATACGCTTGTTTTTTCTGTTCATTGTTTAGGTTTCGACCAAGGAACCTATGATCTACCATATTTCCAGCGTAATGTAAGCCTTGCAGTGCCATTGCTCTACGACTCAAAAagattttctttgtttttgcaTTTTGGTATGCACTGTTACCCAACAGGTCAAACTCGAGTTTATTCCATATTTCAACAGCTATAGCTATTGTGGTAGTATTACGTTGCATCCTGTCGAGAGCTGTTGCAATGGGTGACAATGTTTTAAGGAAATCTACAGCATTCATTGTAATCTGACAGTCATTCACAATTTTTATAACCTCCCTATCGATTTTGTCTTTATGGTCTTGGCTAACTTGAACTAAAATTCCTCTGTTATCCAGATACGAGCGAATAGCGTCGTTCATCGTGTTCCAACGTACTTCTAGAGGGAGGACTAACTTTTTACCACCTGCTTGTTTGTATAGAGCTGCTGGAATGTGATGGTTGCGaaagtattttattactttCATTATCGATGCGGTAACGGCAGGGATCTCCAAATCTTTAGCCAGTAGATTTAAGATGTGAGCTGAACATCCATATTGTATTATGTCCACGTCTTCAGTTTTCTCAAGATGACTCCGCATTAATCGCTCATTAGCAGCACTGTCTGTGACAAAACTTCTAACAGTAACGCCTAATTCCTGCTTAGCTTTAGCGATTGATTTTAGTGCGATGTCCTTCAAATTAAGAGCTGTGTGTGGATTTTCTTTTGTATCCGCACAATCAACAAAAATTGAGTCGCCTTGAGCAGTAACAATGTTGCTGCAAACCAGAGGTTCAGTATGAACATTGCTCCAGCCATCCTGAGACATGCAAACTGTTTGATTCGTAAGTTTTTCTTTACATATAGTCATTGTCTCagcataatttttttctaatatgGGATTGCCTATTTCATATGCTGATGGAGGTCTATACCCAGGACGTAAAAGGGCGCATAATTTTTTAAACTCTTCGTGTTCAACATGATTGAATGGAGTGTTAGTCGCGTAAAAGTATTTTCCGACCTGCATATCAATTTTTTGCTTATATTCCTTGGTTGTTGTTATGACTTCGGAATTTTTAAGACATAGTATTTTCGATTGTGTAGATAACTGCTTTCGGCTACTTCCAGTTTCTTCACTAGCTTCTATTGTTTtgcctaaacaaaaaaaaaactaatttatttaggtattcttaaaaaaaactgagGTTGAGGTTACTTAGAGACAGTTATTTCACATAATCACGCGACCCGTCGCGCGTACAAGTCTTATTACTCTTATCACTCTTATTAGcgatacaaaatacaaatttatttaggtactagaATTTGAAATTGCCGCGCGGAGTCGCGCTGCTGCTGCTTGAAACTACTGGCCTCTTATTGCGTCTGCGTGTGAGCTTTGAACTGACTTAATAAACTGATCTTTGTTCTCGTTCTCGTGTATCAACAATTTgagattaattattataatttatgattgtaaatataactgttcataaaGAAACATGAAATGCCAAACCTGTGTTTTGCCCAGTCAGATGTGACTGAGACTGAACTGAACTGGAACTGGTTGATGGCAATGATGGCTGTGGATCTGGTTCTGCTATGTGTACTTGCGGCTGACATACTTTTACGTGAGATTTCATTCTATTTAGTATTCCTTGCATCTCTTTGTCACATTTTTTGCACCGAGCCCATAACCCAGTATTTTTTGTCTTCGTGCAACTAAAGAATGACCACACTGGATCTTTCTCGCGCGGCATTGTTCAAATTCAACACACTAAACAAtatttaacttaataaaccaatGACATTCGAGTTCACTTGACTTTACATAACACCAACTGACATTTTTTGTGAATTGGGGGAATCCCCGTGTCGCGGCTAGACGTGCGTTCGGATAGACGCAACAAGCGCAGAAATACACGTTTGGATACTTAGAATATAGTTTATTTCACAGACgcaattttttgttattatcaATTGATAATTATCCACCTGTTATTATCACGATAATTATCGTGATAATTATCGTGATAATTATCGTTGATAATTATCCTTTCGAACCCTGGTTtatatacatgtcaagtctcatgctttttgtcacacTCACACCCTATCCGACTAGTTCAAGTTAAGAACTAGGACTAtggatacatattcacttcaaagtggttccctccaaaataacaaaaaaaaataccattctttactaggtatttgtaaaacaacgcggctacatctagaaattttcaaacaaaaggtttgtccatgtcaaagggaagccgggtgtgaggtttgagtgtcattattatcagtaaaaatcaccacgggtattggttattgtgccgcccacaagtcattattacctttttcttctcatgcgacgttaattctactaacttcTTAGATAAAAACGAATAACTCGATAGTTCAAATACATTTCCTTAATTTGAAGGATCTTTTATGGAATAAAACTATATCGCCTATaagtaatgaatttacaattgacgctgtaaagtgtccgaaacgtcgggatgaattgtaaattcaatacgcgatataatccgtttccatagttatgtatttatctatttaagtatgtatattgtcgcttagcactcattgTACAAGATTTActtagtttagggctaagtcgatctgtgtaatgtccccaatatctatttatttattttaaaactatgagacataggtataactataataaattgcatgagtaactgtcgcggtaaccgaagacaatattttgaagtatatttGTCAACATATATGTACATCTACatatagtaagtacctataggtgGTATGGTCCCTTTAGGTAGTTAGTAAGGCACCATGAAAATCATACAACAATCAGGTAATAgaactaatatagtatttttcacacaaaccaataccctgtttagacttctattagttaacctgaccctttagcacaacttgccttgtcgcacgcgagtccatacatcaagcgcgacttcaagtatggactcgcgcgcgacaaggcaagttgtgctagagggtctggagacaaataaagtccattaaactctacttttcgcaattttcttaagcaactttattgaaaaaaaaaaccagtagaCTAGTGTGCCTGGCGAATTATGGACCTATAGGAATACGTTTGTAAATTTGTATTGAATATCACCATATTATCTAATCTGTACGAGTAGCCTATAACGTAACGGGAACAAGACAAGTGCAAACAATATTACCTACAAACCGGCACGGTaataagtcgatcggtccgccggccgcctcgtgtgttcaatacccgaacggagccgaagtccgtgcgtccggccgtccggccccgaacgccgattcggcactacacgcgcgaacggcactacacgggaacggacttcggcgggttcgggtagttcggacgcttagcaccgccggggctaaggggccggacgcacggatcggcgggtagtaacgaatatccagagccctaaTACATACTTTACAGGTAAAATTATCGTAAATAGGTAAATCTAAGCTTATTCCGGAATGGTGTGTACTTGACTTGCAGTACTTTACATTACTGGTACTTGATGATTGATAAATTTATCGTTTATCGTAAAACCAAATTCATCATGCACGATGCAATAAATAATAGTAGATAAAGCAAAGCACACATTTAAATGCACGCATAAATATCGTGAGAAATAAAACGCATAACACATAAGTTCCATTACTGTAGGAAAACAACGTTATTACATTGAAGCAAGCGTCGACTGCCACCCATGACGAATTCCGGACTCCCAGTCATAAAAATGACCCACAACAATGCATTATTTACCATTATATATCGGCAACGCGACAGAACAACTAATTACAAACACAAACATCTGAGAACGTAGGTGTAAAAGGTACGGTCGGGCTGCAGAGTTGTTTGACGGTATCTCCGAAAAACTACCTCCGAGTGCTACAATCAAATTGTGTGAACCAATATTGACCCTTGCGTAAGCTCCGCTTTCCCACGGTGTCCTGACGAATCTTCTCAGAGAAATAAAACTACGCTTGTCGAATATAACACTACAGGGCGCCTGCCTTACACAAACAAATTGAAGCACAAATATTGATACTGATTATTCAGTTACTCGACGTAAC contains:
- the LOC125234188 gene encoding uncharacterized protein LOC125234188; translation: MPREKDPVWSFFSCTKTKNTGLWARCKKCDKEMQGILNRMKSHVKVCQPQVHIAEPDPQPSLPSTSSSSVQSQSHLTGQNTGKTIEASEETGSSRKQLSTQSKILCLKNSEVITTTKEYKQKIDMQVGKYFYATNTPFNHVEHEEFKKLCALLRPGYRPPSAYEIGNPILEKNYAETMTICKEKLTNQTVCMSQDGWSNVHTEPLVCSNIVTAQGDSIFVDCADTKENPHTALNLKDIALKSIAKAKQELGVTVRSFVTDSAANERLMRSHLEKTEDVDIIQYGCSAHILNLLAKDLEIPAVTASIMKVIKYFRNHHIPAALYKQAGGKKLVLPLEVRWNTMNDAIRSYLDNRGILVQVSQDHKDKIDREVIKIVNDCQITMNAVDFLKTLSPIATALDRMQRNTTTIAIAVEIWNKLEFDLLGNSAYQNAKTKKIFLSRRAMALQGLHYAGNMVDHRFLGRNLNNEQKKQAYNFITAGEVDENFAPFIMALTAKAYPFPKFMFGETFKNTCPILWWTSVTLEDEERWPQKEKFVKFCEQLLTAIASTAPLERCFSSFGLVQSKLRNRLGNEKAAKLVFLFKYYNQEDKTKKQDLSWILEEQISSTEAVATTMPMEIESPSDEDIPLASLVK